A single Branchiostoma floridae strain S238N-H82 chromosome 11, Bfl_VNyyK, whole genome shotgun sequence DNA region contains:
- the LOC118425650 gene encoding uncharacterized protein LOC118425650, with the protein MDEEDRKKLVRNRVAIIESLIVEDVRAFLIEKEVFTSDQFQQITRQTTRRHRAEELLDLLPTRGPKAFQVFRKALRQCNYSFLDSLLEKGEPDGKAQYTERHKMIPESLVNSLKSLTEENSKLKAELKSLRAENAQKQKNIDSLKRQNDSRVLKEHVQNEKTKKVQEELKTYKEKVRIMSSVTTDKLLRDLEKERKQKETFLKEKEEMSKKLRDICKGYEGLRRKVEECKKNHGRKIIHLGSNKLVQNPEKPQVIKGTGVVTSSMKDGGKGGRGLQRTQTMYAVGSPGRVSQEGTRCNTAPVRDKVQATGQNTVSKPVTKTIVVPSWNEVSKEKQTIAQSRKPVAKVGDSSTLSPKGVNASTRSPTLSQRGTEETPPKQVKIKSTVKSTVTTQLGTEKMQKLATQATQSGLQFSPTKLSPSRPPTGSSGYRSESRSTTRTHDTEDASEDTRSTTRQGLLSRRDKASPNRVSTRRSSGSSGRHSTTKVKIQVPSPDLRGPISIEYEIANESQSVDSQSTEAEG; encoded by the coding sequence ATGGATGAAGAAGACAGGAAGAAACTTGTGCGTAATCGTGTTGCCATCATCGAATCCTTGATCGTGGAAGACGTCCGGGCATTCCTGATagaaaaggaggttttcacAAGCGATCAGTTTCAGCAGATCACTCGGCAAACGACACGTAGACACAGAGCGGAAGAGTTGCTCGATCTTCTTCCAACACGAGGACCAAAAGCGTTCCAAGTCTTCCGCAAAGCTTTAAGGCAGTGTAACTATTCCTTCCTGGATTCTCTACTTGAAAAGGGAGAACCAGATGGCAAAGCTCAATACACAGAAAGGCATAAAATGATCCCAGAAAGTCTAGTGAACTCTTTGAAGAGTCTGACAGAGGAGAATTCAAAGCTGAAAGCAGAACTGAAGTCTCTTAGAGCAGAGAACGCCCAGAAACAGAAGAATATTGACAGCTTGAAGAGACAGAACGATTCTCGGGTTTTGAAGGAACACGTGCAGAATGAAAAGACAAAGAAAGTGCAGGAAGAGTTAAAGACTTACAAAGAGAAAGTAAGAATCATGTCCTCTGTGACTACAGACAAACTTCTACGAGAccttgaaaaagaaagaaaacagaaagaaacattcCTTAAAGAGAAAGAGGAAATGAGCAAGAAGTTGAGAGATATCTGTAAGGGATACGAAGGGTTGAGAAGGAAGGTGGAGGAATGTAAGAAGAACCATGGGAGGAAAATCATCCATTTAGGGAGCAACAAGTTGGTTCAGAATCCTGAAAAACCTCAGGTGATCAAAGGCACGGGTGTGGTCACGTCTTCCATGAAAGATGGAGGAAAGGGAGGGCGTGGTCTTCAGAGGACGCAGACTATGTACGCTGTCGGGTCTCCCGGTAGAGTGAGTCAAGAGGGCACGAGATGTAACACCGCGCCAGTGAGAGACAAAGTCCAAGCTACTGGCCAAAACACGGTATCCAAACCAGTTACTAAAACTATTGTCGTACCCTCGTGGAATGAAGtctccaaagaaaaacaaacaattgcaCAAAGTAGAAAGCCAGTGGCGAAAGTCGGAGACTCTTCAACATTAAGTCCGAAAGGAGTGAATGCTTCCACGCGTTCACCGACTCTTTCACAAAGAGGAACTGAAGAAACTCCTCCTAAGCAAGTAAAGATCAAATCTACAGTGAAAAGCACTGTGACTACACAATTGGGTACggaaaaaatgcagaaacttgcTACTCAAGCTACACAAAGTGGGCTGCAATTCTCCCCTACAAAACTGTCACCAAGCAGGCCCCCTACCGGCTCCAGCGGGTATCGCTCTGAGTCCAGAAGCACGACTCGGACACACGATACCGAAGACGCGTCGGAAGACACAAGGTCTACGACAAGACAGGGACTGCTTTCTAGAAGAGACAAGGCATCTCCTAACAGAGTTTCAACGAGAAGGTCCTCAGGTTCAAGTGGAAGACATTCAACAACTAAGGTTAAGATACAGGTACCTTCTCCGGACCTGAGAGGTCCCATAAGTATTGAGTATGAAATTGCTAACGAGTCACAGTCTGTAGATTCACAAAGTACAGAAGCAGAGGGATAA
- the LOC118425656 gene encoding uncharacterized protein LOC118425656 isoform X2, with amino-acid sequence MSQRGVGRYFCFIKNKVSSDWKDLAWCLGFETPDIDNIDTKHRDDKSRCMDLLQQWYKREGNAATIHVLMEALQDAELQHVVDSLKDKHPEHQLLLQENKRKALQDDAADSPRKRFQTNPVLLQPTAREQAGNTDAIREEVKKLKEKNEKLEKIIQEQNKKIHQLQETDKNMEARIEELMTAKQPVGSLNQRKHLLQIMPDIYMDKSKATKTRQVKRSVVQPQKKDVGTNVRSTMVERPWVSKVRFGGRGSGRGKFQWPYGVAVSQDNELYIVDPNFDNNL; translated from the exons ATGTCTCAACGAG GTGTCGGGAGGTATTTTTGCTTCATAAAGAACAAGGTGAGCTCAGACTGGAAGGACCTGGCTTGGTGTCTTGGGTTTGAGACACCAGACATAGACAACATTGACACCAAACACCGGGATGACAAGTCTCGCTGTATGGACCTGTTACAGCAATGGTACAAGCGGGAGGGAAACGCTGCCACCATACATGTGCTGATGGAGGCCCTACAAGATGCAGAGCTACAACATGTGGTGGACAGTCTGAAGGACAAACATCCTG AACATCAATTGCTCCTCCAAGAGAACAAAAGGAAAGCTCTCCAAGATGATGCAGCTGACAGTCCAAGAAAACGCTTCCAGACCAACCCAG TTCTCCTGCAACCAACAGCGAGGGAACAGGCTGGGAACACTGATGCCATAAGGGAAGAGGTAAAGaagctgaaagaaaaaaatgagaaattggagaaaatcATCCAAGAACAGAACAAGAAAATCCATCAACTTCAGGAGACCGACAAGAACATGGAGGCTAGAATAGAGGAGCTGATGACAGCCAAGCAACCGGTGGGGAGTTTGAATCAGCGGAAACATCTGTTACAAATCATGCCAGACATTTACATGGATAAGTCAAAGGCAACAAAGACACGACAAGTCAAACGGTCTGTGGTTCAGCCCCAAAAGAAAGATGTAGGTACGAATGTCAGGTCAACCATGGTGGAACGACCATGGGTGAGTAAAGTCAGATTTGGGGGAAGGGGATCAGGTAGGGGGAAATTTCAATGGCCTTATGGAGTAGCTGTATCACAGGACAATGAGCTTTACATTGTTGACCCCAACTTTgacaacaacttgtag
- the LOC118425656 gene encoding uncharacterized protein LOC118425656 isoform X1, which produces MSQRGVGRYFCFIKNKVSSDWKDLAWCLGFETPDIDNIDTKHRDDKSRCMDLLQQWYKREGNAATIHVLMEALQDAELQHVVDSLKDKHPDEFDFVQLTEHQLLLQENKRKALQDDAADSPRKRFQTNPVLLQPTAREQAGNTDAIREEVKKLKEKNEKLEKIIQEQNKKIHQLQETDKNMEARIEELMTAKQPVGSLNQRKHLLQIMPDIYMDKSKATKTRQVKRSVVQPQKKDVGTNVRSTMVERPWVSKVRFGGRGSGRGKFQWPYGVAVSQDNELYIVDPNFDNNL; this is translated from the exons ATGTCTCAACGAG GTGTCGGGAGGTATTTTTGCTTCATAAAGAACAAGGTGAGCTCAGACTGGAAGGACCTGGCTTGGTGTCTTGGGTTTGAGACACCAGACATAGACAACATTGACACCAAACACCGGGATGACAAGTCTCGCTGTATGGACCTGTTACAGCAATGGTACAAGCGGGAGGGAAACGCTGCCACCATACATGTGCTGATGGAGGCCCTACAAGATGCAGAGCTACAACATGTGGTGGACAGTCTGAAGGACAAACATCCTG ATGAATTTGACTTTGTCCAACTCACAGAACATCAATTGCTCCTCCAAGAGAACAAAAGGAAAGCTCTCCAAGATGATGCAGCTGACAGTCCAAGAAAACGCTTCCAGACCAACCCAG TTCTCCTGCAACCAACAGCGAGGGAACAGGCTGGGAACACTGATGCCATAAGGGAAGAGGTAAAGaagctgaaagaaaaaaatgagaaattggagaaaatcATCCAAGAACAGAACAAGAAAATCCATCAACTTCAGGAGACCGACAAGAACATGGAGGCTAGAATAGAGGAGCTGATGACAGCCAAGCAACCGGTGGGGAGTTTGAATCAGCGGAAACATCTGTTACAAATCATGCCAGACATTTACATGGATAAGTCAAAGGCAACAAAGACACGACAAGTCAAACGGTCTGTGGTTCAGCCCCAAAAGAAAGATGTAGGTACGAATGTCAGGTCAACCATGGTGGAACGACCATGGGTGAGTAAAGTCAGATTTGGGGGAAGGGGATCAGGTAGGGGGAAATTTCAATGGCCTTATGGAGTAGCTGTATCACAGGACAATGAGCTTTACATTGTTGACCCCAACTTTgacaacaacttgtag